GCGAGAGCGAGACGACCTACCGCGGGGTCCCCGGCGCGTTCGTCTACTCCTACCGACAGAGCGCGTCGCGGGCCTACCGGCTCTACGCCGTCGTGAGCGCGCTCGTCCTCGGTCTCGTCGGCCTGCTGTTCGCGTTCGGGCTGATCGGCATCGTCGCCGGCACGCTGGGGGCGTCGGAGCTCGTCACGCTCGTGCGCTCCTTTTTCGTCCTGCTGGCGGCGGTCGTCGCCGCTCCGATCCTCGCGCCGGTGTTGCTCGTCGCCCGTCGCCACCGGCGCGAGGGCTCGACCGCCGAGTACGATGCCGCGCTCGCGGTCGGCGGGTTCGTCTTCGTCCTCGCGCTCTACCTCGGCCTCGCGATGAGTATCCCGCCGGAGCTCCAGAGCGCACCCTCCGGACTCCTCGCACCGATCGAGGCGACGGTCTACGCCGCCCCCCGGTTCGCGGGCGTGATCCCGCCGGTCCTCGCGACCCTTCTCATCCTGTCGTTCCACCGTCAGTACCGCTAGTCCTCGACCGAGAGCACGTACCGATCGACCTCGCCCTCGGGATCGAAGACGAGACGCACGTCGAGGCTCGCTCCCGGATCGAGCGCCTCCGGTAGGTCGTCGTCGAGCGGATCTCCCCCCGGAGTCGAGAGCGTCGCCTCGGCCTCAGCGAGTTCAGTGTCGCCGGCGAAGAACCGACCGAGCACGCTCGGAACCTCGCTCGCGTCGTCACCCTCGTTCGTGAGCAGCGCGCCGACGACCAGCCGGGCGGCCGGTTCGAGGTCACCTCCCGAACTCCAGTGTTCGACCCCCGAGAGCGAGAACGGCTCGCGCACCTCGACCTCGCCCGTGACCGCGTCCGCGTCGATCCCACCGAGACAGCCGGCGAGCGGGGCGAGGAGGACGGCGGTGAGCACCGCCCGTCGTGTCGGGGTCATACCCGATGGAGGGAACGAGCGGGAAAAAGCGTCTCGAACCGCCGAGCCACGGAAACGAAACCCCGAAGCCCGTTCCCCAGCTCCCGCACGTATGGACGAGAAATCAGGGACGTTCCTCGTGACCCATGCCGACGGGGAGGCGGCGGTCGCCGTCGACACGGCCGACGGGCAGGTCCACACCCTCTCGGAACACCCCGATCTCGAAGTCGGCGAGGCGATCGAGGCGACGCTCGAACCCGACCCGCCGCTCGATGCGACCTGGATGGTGATCGAGGTCGACCGTCGCTGGGAGCCATCCGTCGAGGCGAGCGACGAGCCACCGACCGCCCGCTCGATGGAGGTCGCGGCGGGTCTGGAGGTCGGCGATCTGGATCGAACCGAACGCGAGGACTACGGCGAGGTCCACGTGATCAGCGTTCCGTCGGAGACCGCAGCACAGGCCGTCTCGGACGTCGTGACCGACGAGGCGACGCTCGTTCGGGCCGCCCGTTACGGCGCGCGCCGGGTCGAGGTCCGTGTCGACGAGGACGAGGGCGTGCTCAGCGTTCGTTACCTCCCCTGATCGGCATCGATACCGCCGACGTGTTCCTCCAAGAACGCCGCGATCCGCTCGAACTGTTCGATACGGTTCTCCAGACTCGTCGTGTGGTGGCCTTCGTCCTCGAAGATGCAGGTCTCGACGGGAATCCCCTTTCCCGAAAGTGACTCCGCGATCGCCTCCGCCTCGCTCACCGGTACCCTGGGATCGTTCGCGCCGTGCTGGACGAACAGCGGACAGGCGACCCGGTCGATCCTCCGAAGCGGGCTGATCTCCTCGAGGACCTCACGGTCCTCGGCCAGCGAGCCGTACTCGCGCTCTCGGTGCGAGCGTCGCCACTCGCTCGTGTTCTCGAGAAAGGTGACGAAGTCGCCGATACCGACGAACTCGACGGCTGCGGCCCAGAGTTCGGGGTACTCCGTGATCGCCGCGAGCACCATGAACCCGCCGTAGGAGCGGCCGTAGGCGACGGTCCGCTCGCCGTCGATCTCGGGCTGCTCTCCCAGCCAGCGGACTCCGTACCGGATATCGGTCACCGAATCCATCCGTTTCTCCACGTCGTCTAACTGGGTGTACTCCCGCCCGTA
This region of Halalkalicoccus sp. CGA53 genomic DNA includes:
- a CDS encoding DUF5812 family protein; translated protein: MDEKSGTFLVTHADGEAAVAVDTADGQVHTLSEHPDLEVGEAIEATLEPDPPLDATWMVIEVDRRWEPSVEASDEPPTARSMEVAAGLEVGDLDRTEREDYGEVHVISVPSETAAQAVSDVVTDEATLVRAARYGARRVEVRVDEDEGVLSVRYLP